One Mesorhizobium sp. L-2-11 genomic region harbors:
- a CDS encoding SRPBCC family protein: MNTQAVDTLVRHSIVVEAPIERAFKVFTEDFGKFKPREHNLLAVPIAETVFEPRVGGHIYDRGADGSECRWARVLAYEPPHRVLLSWDISPQWRLETDPNKASEWEVRFTAETANRTRLDLEHRKLERHGAGWESVRDGVAADQGWPLYLQRYADLFGGRA; this comes from the coding sequence ATGAACACGCAAGCAGTAGACACCTTGGTCAGGCACTCGATCGTGGTCGAGGCGCCGATCGAGCGCGCCTTCAAGGTCTTCACCGAGGATTTTGGCAAGTTCAAACCCAGGGAGCACAATCTGCTCGCCGTGCCGATCGCCGAGACCGTGTTCGAGCCGCGCGTCGGCGGCCATATTTATGATCGCGGCGCCGATGGCAGCGAGTGCCGCTGGGCGCGCGTGCTGGCTTATGAGCCGCCGCACCGTGTGCTGCTTAGTTGGGACATCAGTCCGCAATGGCGGTTGGAGACCGATCCGAACAAGGCCAGCGAGTGGGAGGTCCGCTTCACCGCCGAGACAGCCAACCGGACCCGCCTCGATCTCGAGCATCGCAAACTGGAGCGCCACGGCGCCGGCTGGGAAAGCGTGCGCGATGGTGTCGCCGCCGATCAAGGCTGGCCGCTCTACCTGCAGCGATACGCCGACCTGTTCGGGGGTCGGGCCTGA
- a CDS encoding ArsR/SmtB family transcription factor — protein sequence MTNVNNSWTALGDHTRRTIFELLVEHPRSVTELARALPVTRSAVSQHLKVLKEAGLVADTPAGKHRIYRVELDGLAALRTELDRFWMKTLAAFKQAVEQPRKE from the coding sequence GTGACTAACGTGAACAACAGCTGGACCGCCCTGGGCGACCACACCAGGCGCACGATCTTCGAACTCTTGGTCGAGCATCCGCGTTCGGTTACCGAGTTGGCGCGTGCCCTGCCGGTGACTCGGTCGGCGGTCTCGCAGCATCTGAAGGTGTTGAAAGAGGCAGGGCTCGTGGCAGACACGCCGGCTGGCAAGCACCGCATCTACCGCGTCGAACTCGACGGGTTGGCGGCGCTTCGCACCGAACTCGACCGGTTCTGGATGAAGACGCTCGCTGCCTTCAAGCAAGCTGTCGAACAACCGCGAAAGGAGTAA
- a CDS encoding ArsR/SmtB family transcription factor produces the protein MSIRNPKQALYEQFAVVAKALGNPQRLELIEQLAQGPRSVEALAAKLARPVANVSQHLQAMRRAGLVTSERDGKFINYRLADESVLAAFASIRVVAERHSAEVERIVRGYFDRHDDMEPVSREELAARMKDGLVTVIDVRPPDEFALGHLPGAINVPLGQLEQRLPDLEAKPEIVAYCRGPWCVMSFEAVALLREHGFRARRMQDGLPEWRDAGLAVEA, from the coding sequence ATGTCAATCCGCAATCCGAAGCAGGCACTTTACGAGCAGTTCGCGGTTGTCGCGAAGGCTCTGGGCAATCCGCAGAGGCTGGAACTGATCGAGCAACTCGCGCAGGGTCCACGCAGCGTGGAAGCCTTGGCCGCCAAGCTTGCGCGTCCGGTGGCGAATGTCTCGCAGCATCTCCAGGCGATGCGCCGCGCCGGACTGGTGACGTCAGAGCGCGATGGCAAGTTCATCAATTACAGGCTCGCGGATGAGAGCGTACTTGCCGCCTTCGCCTCCATTCGAGTCGTTGCCGAGCGGCATTCGGCCGAGGTCGAACGCATCGTGAGGGGGTATTTCGACCGGCACGACGATATGGAGCCCGTGTCACGGGAAGAGCTGGCCGCGCGAATGAAAGACGGGCTCGTTACAGTCATTGACGTCCGACCGCCCGATGAGTTTGCGCTCGGACATCTGCCCGGCGCGATCAACGTCCCCCTTGGCCAACTGGAGCAGCGGTTGCCCGACCTCGAGGCGAAGCCCGAGATTGTCGCCTACTGCCGCGGGCCGTGGTGCGTGATGTCATTCGAGGCGGTCGCATTGCTGCGTGAGCACGGCTTCCGCGCACGCCGCATGCAAGATGGCCTGCCCGAATGGCGTGACGCGGGCTTAGCTGTCGAGGCCTGA
- a CDS encoding MFS transporter codes for MTMTAAPAASLGLKANWRQFALLVLINAFVGGMIGIERTVVPLIGSEEFGLASTTLVVSFIVSFGVVKALANLVSGRLADKWGRKRVLVLGWLFGLPVPFMIIWAPDWNWVIAANALLGISQGFAWSMTVIMKVDLVGPKGRGLAVGLNEFAGYLAVGITAFLTGYLASRYGLRPIPIYLGVGYAVLGTVLSILLVRDTRDHVRAELANHPREASPLSFREVFALTSFRDRNLFAASQAGLVNNLNDGMSWGIFPLLFAAGGLGVERIGILKAVYPVTWGVLQVVTGPLSDRWGRKGLIVAGMWVQAAALFLTALTSNFGWWLVASLLLGLGTAMVYPSLIAAVSDASHPSWRARSLSVYRFWRDLGYAIGALSAGLIADFFGLAWAVASIAALTFLSGTVVAFMMREGHAGRSS; via the coding sequence ATGACAATGACCGCGGCGCCGGCAGCGAGCCTCGGTCTCAAGGCCAACTGGCGGCAGTTCGCGCTTCTGGTGCTCATCAATGCGTTCGTCGGCGGCATGATCGGCATCGAGCGCACCGTCGTGCCGCTGATCGGCTCAGAGGAATTCGGGCTCGCTTCGACCACGCTGGTCGTCTCCTTCATCGTCAGCTTCGGCGTCGTCAAGGCGCTGGCCAACCTTGTTTCCGGACGGCTCGCCGACAAATGGGGGCGCAAGCGCGTGCTGGTCCTCGGCTGGCTGTTCGGCCTGCCGGTACCCTTCATGATCATTTGGGCGCCAGACTGGAACTGGGTCATCGCCGCCAATGCGCTGCTTGGCATCAGCCAGGGCTTCGCCTGGTCGATGACCGTCATCATGAAGGTCGATCTTGTCGGCCCGAAGGGGCGTGGCCTCGCCGTAGGGCTCAACGAGTTTGCCGGTTACCTCGCAGTCGGGATCACCGCCTTCCTCACCGGCTATCTCGCCAGTCGCTACGGTCTGCGACCAATCCCGATCTATCTCGGCGTCGGCTACGCAGTGCTCGGCACGGTGCTCTCGATCCTGCTCGTGCGCGACACGCGCGATCATGTGCGTGCGGAACTGGCGAACCATCCGCGCGAGGCATCCCCGCTTTCCTTCCGCGAGGTCTTTGCGTTGACTTCTTTTCGGGATCGCAACCTCTTTGCCGCTTCGCAGGCCGGGTTGGTGAACAATCTCAATGACGGCATGAGCTGGGGCATCTTTCCGCTCCTCTTCGCAGCCGGCGGGCTTGGCGTGGAGCGCATCGGCATCCTGAAGGCCGTCTATCCCGTCACCTGGGGTGTGCTGCAGGTCGTGACGGGACCGCTCAGCGACCGTTGGGGCCGCAAGGGCCTGATCGTCGCCGGCATGTGGGTGCAGGCGGCGGCGCTCTTTCTCACGGCGCTGACCTCGAATTTTGGCTGGTGGCTGGTGGCGAGCCTCCTGCTTGGCCTGGGCACGGCGATGGTCTATCCGAGCCTGATCGCTGCGGTGTCGGATGCGTCGCATCCTTCATGGCGCGCCCGCTCGCTCAGCGTCTACCGCTTCTGGCGCGATCTCGGCTACGCGATCGGCGCGCTGTCGGCGGGACTGATCGCCGACTTCTTCGGCCTGGCGTGGGCGGTTGCCTCGATCGCCGCCCTCACTTTCCTGTCCGGTACCGTGGTTGCCTTCATGATGCGCGAAGGTCATGCCGGACGAAGCAGTTGA
- a CDS encoding GNAT family N-acetyltransferase — MNLWFRRHGWANHAAGLPRANVICDAETGQIAGYVTLSAGQIERAAPPKPLQRNKPDPVPATLLGQLAVHKDYQGKGYARSLLLFALRAALTSSQDVGSMCVFTHPLDDAARGFYARWGFVDLPYDPRPAMIVRMVDLEQSGLGCEARVGKPSARRS, encoded by the coding sequence ATGAACCTCTGGTTCCGGCGTCACGGCTGGGCCAATCACGCTGCGGGCCTTCCGCGCGCTAATGTCATTTGCGATGCGGAGACAGGCCAGATCGCCGGCTATGTCACCTTGAGCGCCGGGCAGATCGAGCGAGCCGCGCCGCCTAAGCCGCTTCAGCGCAACAAGCCCGATCCCGTGCCGGCGACCCTGCTTGGTCAGCTCGCGGTTCACAAAGACTATCAGGGAAAGGGCTACGCTCGGTCGCTGCTTCTCTTCGCTCTGCGCGCGGCGCTAACGTCGTCCCAGGACGTCGGCAGCATGTGCGTCTTCACGCATCCGCTGGATGATGCCGCGCGCGGATTTTATGCGCGCTGGGGATTTGTGGATCTGCCCTACGATCCGCGCCCGGCGATGATCGTCCGCATGGTTGATCTGGAGCAGAGCGGGCTGGGTTGTGAAGCTCGGGTAGGCAAACCTTCCGCGCGGCGCTCATAG
- a CDS encoding type II toxin-antitoxin system TacA family antitoxin, with amino-acid sequence MTTSVLSVRVSEEERALLEAASDHARTSLSDFVRRRALEAAEMDMLERPVVVIPAKDWEAFEAWASRPPQKVAALEELARTDPAWRE; translated from the coding sequence ATGACAACCTCCGTTCTCAGCGTGCGCGTCAGCGAAGAGGAGCGCGCCCTCCTGGAGGCGGCCTCCGATCACGCGCGCACCAGCCTCAGCGACTTCGTCCGCCGCAGGGCGCTCGAAGCCGCCGAAATGGACATGCTGGAGCGCCCCGTAGTCGTCATCCCAGCCAAGGACTGGGAGGCGTTCGAGGCGTGGGCCAGCCGTCCGCCGCAGAAGGTCGCCGCGCTCGAGGAGCTCGCGCGCACCGATCCCGCATGGCGGGAGTAA
- a CDS encoding AraC family transcriptional regulator produces the protein MDVLAAMMRELHFIAAGYRRLELSAPWAISFDQAGLRGIHIVAEGRCEIAFGNDPPQLLKTGDLVIAPRADPHVLRSPDARKMTPTSSAKVAAESTGGRIVFGGGGEPAVIVCGAFVFNESDHPALSGLPRMVHVAGTDDTASRWLKGYVETLMAEALAPGPGSEVVLARLSAALITRVLRHGVENMHETGWLKGLSDPGVARALAVVHDACGEKWTIESLALVAGQSRAAFAERFHALVGEPPMHYLFRRRMREASRLLRNGRTGLARIAETVGYGSEAAFSTAFKRYSGQSPGEYRLGSGRDDV, from the coding sequence GTGGATGTGCTGGCCGCTATGATGCGCGAGTTGCATTTCATTGCGGCCGGGTACCGCCGCCTCGAGCTTTCTGCGCCATGGGCAATCTCCTTCGACCAGGCCGGTTTGCGTGGCATCCACATCGTTGCCGAGGGCCGGTGCGAGATCGCTTTCGGCAACGATCCGCCGCAGCTATTGAAGACTGGCGATCTGGTCATCGCGCCGCGTGCCGATCCGCATGTCTTACGGTCCCCCGATGCGAGAAAGATGACGCCGACATCGAGCGCGAAAGTCGCTGCGGAGAGCACAGGCGGCCGCATTGTGTTCGGGGGCGGTGGTGAACCAGCAGTAATTGTTTGCGGAGCATTCGTTTTCAACGAAAGCGACCACCCGGCGCTCTCTGGCCTTCCAAGGATGGTACATGTCGCAGGAACGGACGACACGGCGTCGCGCTGGCTAAAGGGATATGTCGAGACGCTGATGGCCGAAGCCCTTGCGCCGGGGCCGGGCAGCGAGGTTGTGCTTGCGCGCTTGTCTGCTGCGCTGATCACCCGGGTTTTGCGCCATGGTGTCGAAAACATGCATGAGACCGGCTGGCTGAAGGGACTGAGCGACCCGGGCGTTGCGCGAGCGCTTGCTGTCGTTCACGACGCGTGCGGGGAAAAGTGGACCATCGAGTCGCTCGCTCTTGTGGCCGGGCAATCGCGCGCAGCGTTTGCAGAACGCTTTCATGCTTTGGTTGGCGAACCACCGATGCACTACTTGTTCCGCCGCCGGATGCGCGAGGCCTCAAGACTCTTAAGGAACGGCCGAACCGGCCTTGCGCGGATTGCCGAAACTGTTGGCTACGGCTCGGAAGCTGCATTCTCAACTGCATTCAAGCGCTACTCGGGCCAGTCTCCCGGAGAGTACCGGCTCGGAAGTGGGCGCGATGACGTCTAG
- a CDS encoding glutathione S-transferase family protein, whose protein sequence is METRGDSLQFIRESCASAPEKGEASHVQNRALWQHPMSLCAAREAGPCGKGLSATEIEIDPRNKSADFLAISPTGKVPLLVHNGVRVWEAAVINEYLDEAFPEHPLLPKTPAQRALARIWTSFADSRLYEPTHRLLLCSDPNIQARIAEQLGKEIRFLETHALAAHDGPYWLGDAFSLADIALFPWFEQVAVLECFRLFLMPAECTRIRAWREAVARRGGVRSAARSSDFYVQGYTLLFDRLAQGVSVA, encoded by the coding sequence ATGGAAACTCGCGGCGATTCCCTCCAATTCATTCGGGAGAGTTGCGCGAGCGCTCCGGAAAAAGGTGAAGCATCTCATGTCCAAAATCGAGCTTTATGGCAGCACCCTATGTCCTTATGCGCAGCGCGTGAGGCTGGCCCTTGCGGAAAAGGGCTCTCCGCCACCGAGATCGAGATTGATCCGCGCAACAAGTCTGCTGATTTTCTTGCCATTTCGCCCACCGGCAAGGTCCCCCTTCTCGTCCATAACGGCGTGCGCGTCTGGGAGGCGGCGGTGATCAATGAATATCTTGACGAGGCGTTCCCGGAGCATCCGCTGCTTCCCAAGACACCGGCGCAACGTGCTCTTGCGCGCATCTGGACCAGCTTTGCCGACTCAAGGCTATACGAGCCGACGCATCGCCTGCTGCTATGTTCCGATCCAAACATCCAGGCGAGAATCGCAGAACAGTTGGGCAAGGAAATTCGTTTTCTCGAAACCCATGCGCTTGCGGCACATGACGGTCCCTATTGGCTCGGTGACGCGTTCAGTCTTGCCGACATAGCCTTGTTTCCCTGGTTCGAGCAGGTAGCGGTGCTGGAATGCTTTCGCCTGTTTCTCATGCCGGCTGAGTGCACCCGTATTCGGGCTTGGCGCGAAGCGGTCGCACGCAGAGGGGGCGTACGATCGGCGGCGAGGTCATCCGACTTCTATGTGCAAGGGTATACTCTGTTGTTCGATCGATTGGCCCAAGGTGTTTCGGTCGCATGA
- a CDS encoding DUF1330 domain-containing protein yields the protein MVPAYIIFDVEISDMAQYQEFMARVKPELETAGARYLARGGVHKVYEGDWQPRRIVLLEFPSVEAFETFYHGPAYQDLKSIRDACSSARLVAIEGLALPES from the coding sequence ATGGTGCCAGCCTATATAATATTTGATGTCGAAATTAGCGATATGGCGCAGTACCAGGAGTTCATGGCGAGGGTGAAGCCCGAGTTGGAAACCGCTGGCGCAAGGTATCTTGCTCGTGGTGGTGTCCATAAGGTCTATGAAGGAGATTGGCAGCCTCGCCGGATTGTTCTTCTGGAGTTCCCTTCAGTTGAAGCCTTCGAAACGTTTTATCATGGGCCTGCATACCAGGACCTGAAGAGCATCAGAGATGCGTGCAGCTCCGCGCGGCTCGTCGCTATCGAGGGGCTAGCACTACCTGAATCATGA
- a CDS encoding ATP-binding protein: MSEIPSADESTDRATAAARRVPLSRGLSTKLLLLTIVFVLLAEVLIFLPWIASYRMSWLKERLSTAAAVSIVLVQGEPASLSRAAQNDVLMAIGAKAIAVRDGGVSRLLVVAEMPPHVDEHVDIANVGLVEGMTGALDTLFFGGERMLRVFGPVGDSDKEFELIMPDYSLRDAMLIYSRNVAFVSLLISLFTAMLVYAAIDLIMIGPIRTMTRSMLAFSEAPDDPGRIIRPAARADEIGVAERELSQMQERLQKMLAEQKHLADLGLAVSKINHDMRNILASAQLMSDRLRQVKDPTVQAFAPKLLRALDRAVSYSEGVLAYGRTQEPPPSRRRLRLRQLVDDVHGLLDTESGIEFVNAVDPAFEVDADSDQLFRVLTNLCRNAVQAMAADAESAVVRRLEVSAERVGSVSRITVTDTGPGLPPKARENLFAAFRGSARSGGTGLGLAIAYELIRAHGGTVELVESRGGRTTFAVTIPDQPVRLDQARNGLRRPA, from the coding sequence ATGAGTGAAATCCCATCCGCGGACGAAAGCACCGACCGGGCGACCGCGGCCGCCCGGAGGGTACCTTTGTCGCGTGGATTGTCGACAAAGCTCCTGCTGCTCACCATCGTCTTCGTGCTCCTGGCCGAGGTCCTCATCTTTCTGCCCTGGATCGCCAGCTACCGGATGAGTTGGCTGAAGGAAAGGCTGAGCACCGCCGCGGCCGTCTCGATCGTGTTGGTGCAGGGAGAGCCGGCCTCGCTGTCGCGCGCCGCCCAGAACGACGTGCTGATGGCGATCGGCGCCAAGGCGATCGCCGTGCGCGACGGCGGTGTCTCGCGGCTTCTGGTCGTGGCTGAGATGCCGCCGCATGTCGACGAGCATGTCGACATTGCCAATGTCGGCCTGGTCGAGGGCATGACCGGCGCTTTGGACACGCTGTTTTTCGGTGGCGAGCGGATGCTGCGCGTTTTCGGCCCGGTCGGCGACAGCGACAAGGAATTCGAGCTGATTATGCCCGACTACAGCCTGCGCGATGCCATGCTCATCTATTCGCGCAACGTCGCCTTCGTCTCGCTGCTGATCTCGCTGTTCACCGCCATGCTGGTCTATGCCGCCATAGACCTGATCATGATCGGCCCGATCCGGACGATGACGCGCTCGATGCTGGCTTTTTCGGAGGCTCCCGACGACCCCGGGCGGATCATCCGCCCTGCTGCCCGCGCCGACGAGATCGGCGTTGCGGAGCGCGAGCTCTCGCAGATGCAGGAGCGGCTGCAAAAGATGCTCGCCGAGCAGAAGCATCTCGCCGACCTTGGCCTCGCCGTGTCGAAGATCAACCATGACATGCGCAATATCCTGGCGTCGGCGCAGCTGATGTCGGACCGTCTGCGCCAGGTCAAGGATCCCACCGTGCAGGCCTTCGCGCCAAAACTGCTGCGCGCGCTCGATCGTGCCGTATCCTATTCGGAAGGTGTGCTTGCCTATGGCCGCACCCAGGAGCCGCCGCCCTCGCGCCGCAGGCTCAGGCTGCGCCAGCTGGTCGACGACGTGCACGGCCTGCTCGACACCGAAAGCGGCATAGAATTCGTCAATGCCGTCGATCCGGCTTTCGAGGTGGATGCCGATTCAGATCAGCTTTTTCGCGTGCTCACCAATCTTTGCCGCAACGCCGTCCAGGCGATGGCGGCGGACGCGGAAAGCGCGGTGGTGCGCCGGCTGGAGGTGTCGGCAGAGCGCGTCGGCAGCGTCAGCCGCATCACCGTCACCGATACCGGACCCGGCCTGCCGCCGAAGGCGCGCGAGAACCTGTTCGCGGCGTTCCGCGGCTCGGCCCGCAGCGGTGGCACCGGCCTTGGCCTGGCCATCGCCTATGAACTGATCCGCGCCCATGGCGGCACGGTGGAGCTTGTCGAAAGCAGAGGCGGCCGCACCACATTCGCGGTCACCATCCCCGACCAGCCGGTCCGGCTCGACCAGGCCCGCAACGGCCTGCGCCGTCCGGCCTGA
- the rpmH gene encoding 50S ribosomal protein L34, whose product MKRTYQPSKLVRKRRHGFRARMATKGGRGVVAARRNRGRKRLSA is encoded by the coding sequence ATGAAGCGTACCTACCAACCGTCCAAACTCGTCCGCAAACGCCGGCACGGTTTTCGTGCCCGCATGGCCACCAAGGGTGGTCGTGGCGTCGTCGCAGCCCGCCGCAACCGCGGCCGCAAGCGGCTCAGCGCCTGA
- the rnpA gene encoding ribonuclease P protein component: protein MPATGKPVGAHPKRLLKRAEFLAVRRGEKRRGRLFLVEVLDRSDAGAPRVGYTVTKKVGNAVVRNRIRRRLREAVRTHAAGDMQPGNDYVIVGREDVLAIPFGQLKAELSRRLRGTR, encoded by the coding sequence TTGCCCGCAACCGGCAAGCCAGTGGGAGCACATCCCAAGCGGCTTCTGAAGCGCGCGGAATTCCTGGCCGTCCGGCGTGGCGAAAAGCGCCGCGGGCGGCTTTTTCTCGTCGAGGTTCTCGACCGCAGCGACGCAGGGGCGCCTCGCGTCGGCTACACGGTCACCAAGAAGGTCGGCAACGCAGTCGTCCGCAACCGCATCCGGCGGCGGCTGAGAGAAGCCGTGCGCACGCATGCCGCGGGTGACATGCAGCCAGGCAATGACTATGTCATCGTCGGGCGCGAAGATGTGCTTGCCATTCCGTTCGGCCAGTTAAAGGCCGAACTCTCACGCCGACTGCGCGGAACACGATAG
- the yidC gene encoding membrane protein insertase YidC produces MENNRNFFITIALSVLILSLWQYFYVLPHSEAQREAARIEEQRLAEQKKAAQAASPGGSETPVPQQGAIPNAPNAPGTDGTTLASREQALASTKRVRIDTPSLEGSINLTGARLDDLKLKHYRLTVDKNSPEIELLNPAALPTGYYAEIGFIGSDKTGTVPGPETVWTVDGNATLTPATPVTLTFTNDKGLTFKRTFSVDGDYMFTVSDTVQNSGSAAVTLSNYGRVTRFDKPAVASIYVLHEGLIGVTGTEGLQEHTYSSIEEDKQFTPTKSTDGWLGITDKYWAVTLVPTEKQPFQPRYAYFEDGRPRYQADFLTDPITVDAGQSATVESEIFAGAKEVAKVNAYAEDRNIRLFDRLIDWGWFIWITKPMFYLIDTMYKFFGNFGLAILATTVVVKAAFYPLANKSYASMANMKKVQPKMLEIREKYADDKMKQQQAMMELYKTEKINPLAGCWPVALQIPVFFALYKVLYITIEMRHAPFFGWIQDLAAPDPTSIFNLFGLIPIALPDMLMIGVWPLIMGLTMFLQMRMNPTPPDPTQAMIFTWMPVVFTFMMAGFPAGLVIYWAWNNLLSIIQQGVIMKRQGAKIELWDNLVALFRKKPSPAE; encoded by the coding sequence ATGGAAAACAACCGGAACTTCTTCATCACCATCGCGCTGTCGGTGCTGATCCTGTCGCTTTGGCAGTATTTTTACGTGCTGCCGCACAGCGAGGCGCAACGCGAGGCGGCCCGCATCGAAGAGCAGCGGCTAGCGGAGCAGAAGAAGGCGGCGCAAGCCGCCAGTCCGGGCGGCAGCGAAACGCCGGTGCCGCAGCAAGGCGCCATTCCCAATGCACCCAATGCGCCTGGAACCGACGGCACGACGCTGGCCAGCCGCGAGCAGGCGCTGGCGTCGACGAAGCGCGTCAGGATCGACACGCCGAGCCTGGAGGGCTCGATCAATCTCACCGGCGCCCGTCTCGACGACCTCAAGCTCAAGCACTACAGGCTGACGGTCGACAAGAACTCGCCCGAGATCGAACTGCTCAACCCGGCAGCGCTGCCTACGGGCTACTATGCCGAGATCGGCTTTATCGGCAGCGACAAGACCGGCACGGTGCCGGGCCCGGAAACCGTGTGGACCGTCGACGGCAATGCGACGCTGACCCCGGCGACCCCGGTCACGCTGACTTTCACCAACGACAAGGGTCTGACCTTCAAGCGCACCTTCTCCGTCGACGGCGACTACATGTTCACCGTCTCGGACACCGTGCAGAATTCGGGTTCAGCTGCTGTCACCCTGTCGAATTACGGCCGTGTCACACGTTTCGACAAGCCTGCCGTTGCCAGCATCTATGTGCTGCATGAGGGGCTGATCGGCGTCACCGGCACGGAAGGCCTGCAGGAACACACATATTCGTCGATCGAGGAGGACAAGCAGTTTACGCCGACCAAGTCGACCGATGGCTGGCTAGGCATCACCGACAAATACTGGGCGGTGACGCTGGTACCGACCGAGAAGCAGCCGTTCCAGCCGCGTTACGCCTATTTCGAGGACGGCCGCCCGCGCTACCAGGCCGACTTCCTCACTGACCCGATCACCGTCGATGCCGGCCAGTCGGCGACGGTCGAGAGCGAAATCTTCGCCGGCGCCAAGGAAGTCGCCAAGGTCAACGCCTATGCAGAAGACCGCAACATCAGGCTGTTCGACCGTTTGATCGACTGGGGATGGTTCATCTGGATCACCAAGCCGATGTTCTATCTGATCGACACGATGTACAAATTCTTCGGCAATTTCGGCCTGGCCATCCTGGCCACCACCGTCGTCGTCAAGGCCGCCTTCTATCCGCTCGCCAACAAGTCCTACGCGTCGATGGCGAACATGAAGAAGGTGCAGCCCAAGATGCTCGAGATCCGCGAGAAATACGCGGACGACAAGATGAAGCAGCAACAGGCGATGATGGAGCTCTACAAGACCGAGAAGATCAATCCGCTCGCCGGCTGCTGGCCGGTGGCGCTGCAGATCCCGGTCTTCTTTGCGCTCTACAAGGTGCTCTACATCACCATCGAGATGCGGCACGCACCGTTCTTCGGCTGGATTCAGGATCTGGCGGCGCCCGATCCGACCTCGATCTTCAACCTGTTCGGCCTCATTCCGATCGCTCTGCCGGATATGTTGATGATCGGCGTTTGGCCGCTGATCATGGGCCTGACCATGTTCTTGCAGATGCGCATGAACCCGACGCCGCCCGACCCGACGCAGGCCATGATCTTCACCTGGATGCCGGTGGTCTTCACGTTCATGATGGCGGGTTTTCCGGCCGGCCTCGTCATCTACTGGGCCTGGAACAATCTGCTTTCGATCATCCAGCAAGGCGTGATCATGAAGCGGCAGGGCGCCAAGATCGAATTGTGGGACAATCTGGTCGCGCTGTTTCGGAAGAAACCGTCGCCGGCGGAATAG
- a CDS encoding CatB-related O-acetyltransferase, producing MIGPNPNIKHPIPMHSRVGFLKGLVTAPNIEIGDFTYYDDPDGPDKFAERCVLHHYPFIGDRLIIGKFCAIAEGARFIMNGANHAMSGFSTYPFNIFGHGWEEGFDPATWSKELRGDTVIGNDVWIGMEAAILPGVAIGHGAIVAAKSVVTHDVAPYAIVAGNAAKVVKMRFDDRTIRRLLAVAWWDWPVEKISSNVNAIRGADISVLEAAV from the coding sequence ATGATCGGACCCAACCCCAACATCAAGCACCCGATCCCGATGCATAGCCGCGTCGGCTTTCTGAAGGGGCTGGTCACGGCGCCGAACATCGAGATCGGCGACTTCACCTATTATGACGATCCGGACGGGCCGGACAAATTCGCCGAGCGATGCGTGCTGCATCACTATCCATTCATCGGCGACCGGCTGATCATCGGCAAGTTTTGCGCCATCGCCGAGGGCGCGCGCTTCATCATGAACGGCGCCAATCATGCCATGTCCGGCTTTTCGACCTATCCATTCAACATCTTCGGTCATGGCTGGGAAGAGGGTTTCGACCCGGCGACCTGGTCGAAGGAACTGCGCGGCGACACAGTGATCGGCAATGATGTATGGATCGGCATGGAAGCGGCGATCCTGCCCGGCGTGGCGATCGGCCATGGCGCCATCGTTGCGGCAAAGTCGGTGGTGACGCATGACGTGGCGCCCTATGCGATCGTCGCCGGCAATGCGGCCAAGGTGGTGAAGATGCGTTTCGACGACAGGACCATCCGGCGGCTGTTGGCGGTGGCGTGGTGGGATTGGCCGGTGGAAAAGATCAGCAGCAATGTGAATGCCATTCGTGGCGCCGATATTTCTGTTCTGGAGGCAGCGGTTTGA